The Gemmata palustris genome includes a region encoding these proteins:
- the topA gene encoding type I DNA topoisomerase: MPTPKKNAAADKPAAAKKPRAKKAPAKSPAPDTPDAPAAPSGPRGNYDLVVVESPAKAKTINKYLGPNFRVLASYGHVRDLDTKKKKGEDIAGIDITNGWKLRYTVDDGSKDAARGGRKFRSAKDILAEIGREAARANNVYLASDPDREGESIAWHIADELKLPDERTFRIRFNEITKNAVTAALSGAEKINDLRVAAQEARRAMDRVVGFPLSNLLGKKVANKLSAGRVQSVAVKLIVDREREIEAFKTEEYWKITALLAAPGVHVAWTSDPAKSKIFAKKKTEVAKPVAWHKPSEEDTQGDPDEPVVDTETSDAPPEPGEGGEAPATPVADGSSIPTPPTDSFLANLVKWDNADPKLTNETEADVVVASLAGVPFVVTRVEQKDRLDRPLAPFTTSTLQQQANARMKFSASRTMQTAQKLYEGIELSGMGQTALITYMRTDSTRVSNDALATVRDFIKADARLGANYLPAAPNTYASNKGAQEGHEAIRPTDVTITPARAQAAGLGGDQLRLYELIWKRFVASQCVPAKLKVTTYDITAGRGLFRASGRVIAFDGYRRVLPPVGKQEDAELPPVKEKDVLNRLDLFESQHFTQPPPRFNEGSLVKSLEKEGIGRPSTYASIISTIQKRGYVTQDRGRFFATEIGKVVTDLLVKHFPDIMDLKFTSHFEDELDEIETGKFKYRDVLDEFWGKFSPTLKKADTEMPVARELTGEMCPKCGKPLQKRYSATTGGFFVGCTGYSDDPACKYIQPRPGETEREGPMTTDIPCPACGKFMVRKVGRFGVFYTCEGAPECPTTMNENAEGVRTVTALPTKHKCPKCEKHNLLLKESKVGKKYVQCPDPKCKFISDADADGAPVKPADTGIACEKCGSPMVIKVAWRGPFLSCSGFPKCRNAKSINAELKEKLKDILPPMPEKSEKKKEEMPAVEISDTCPECGAAMKLMKSRFGPGYYLGCSKYPKCKGKGKMTPELQAKIDAATAAAAQAPA; this comes from the coding sequence GTGCCGACCCCCAAGAAAAACGCGGCCGCCGATAAGCCCGCTGCGGCCAAGAAGCCCCGCGCGAAAAAGGCCCCCGCAAAGAGCCCGGCCCCGGACACTCCCGATGCGCCCGCGGCACCGAGTGGTCCGCGCGGCAACTACGACCTAGTCGTGGTCGAATCGCCCGCGAAGGCGAAGACGATCAACAAGTACCTCGGGCCGAACTTCCGGGTGCTGGCGAGTTACGGCCACGTCCGCGACCTCGACACGAAGAAGAAGAAGGGCGAGGACATCGCGGGCATTGATATCACCAACGGGTGGAAGCTCCGCTACACGGTGGACGACGGCAGCAAGGACGCGGCCCGCGGCGGGCGCAAGTTTCGGTCCGCAAAGGACATCCTCGCCGAGATCGGGCGCGAAGCGGCGCGGGCCAACAACGTCTACCTGGCGAGCGACCCGGACCGCGAGGGCGAGTCGATCGCGTGGCACATCGCCGACGAACTGAAGCTGCCCGACGAGCGCACGTTCCGCATCCGGTTCAACGAAATCACCAAGAACGCGGTGACCGCGGCGCTCTCGGGCGCGGAGAAAATTAACGACCTGCGCGTCGCGGCACAAGAAGCGCGCCGGGCGATGGACCGCGTCGTGGGGTTCCCGCTGTCGAACCTCCTCGGCAAGAAGGTCGCGAACAAGCTGAGCGCGGGCCGCGTGCAGTCGGTCGCGGTCAAATTGATCGTGGACCGCGAGCGCGAGATCGAAGCCTTCAAGACCGAAGAATACTGGAAGATCACCGCGCTTCTTGCGGCGCCGGGCGTCCACGTCGCGTGGACCTCGGACCCTGCGAAGTCCAAAATCTTCGCGAAGAAGAAGACCGAAGTCGCGAAGCCGGTCGCGTGGCACAAACCGAGCGAAGAAGACACGCAGGGCGACCCGGACGAACCGGTTGTTGACACCGAAACCAGTGACGCACCGCCCGAACCCGGCGAGGGGGGCGAAGCTCCCGCAACGCCCGTAGCGGACGGCAGCAGCATCCCCACGCCGCCGACGGACTCGTTCCTCGCAAACTTAGTGAAGTGGGACAACGCAGACCCGAAACTCACGAACGAAACCGAAGCGGACGTGGTGGTTGCGTCGCTCGCCGGGGTGCCGTTCGTTGTCACGCGAGTGGAGCAAAAGGACCGGCTCGACCGGCCGCTCGCGCCGTTCACCACTAGCACGCTCCAACAGCAGGCCAACGCCCGGATGAAGTTCAGTGCCAGTCGCACGATGCAGACGGCGCAGAAGCTGTACGAAGGTATCGAACTGTCGGGCATGGGTCAGACGGCGCTCATCACCTACATGCGTACCGACAGCACGCGGGTCTCGAACGACGCGCTCGCGACGGTGCGCGATTTCATCAAGGCGGACGCGCGTCTCGGTGCGAACTATCTACCTGCTGCACCAAACACTTACGCTTCCAACAAGGGCGCGCAGGAGGGCCACGAAGCGATCCGCCCAACGGACGTGACCATCACCCCGGCTCGGGCGCAAGCGGCGGGCTTGGGCGGCGACCAACTCCGGCTCTACGAACTGATCTGGAAGCGGTTCGTCGCGAGCCAGTGCGTGCCGGCGAAACTCAAGGTGACGACCTACGACATCACCGCGGGCCGCGGGCTGTTCCGGGCCAGCGGGCGCGTGATCGCGTTCGACGGGTACCGCCGGGTGCTCCCGCCGGTCGGCAAGCAAGAAGACGCGGAACTCCCGCCGGTGAAGGAAAAGGACGTGCTGAACCGGCTCGACTTGTTCGAGAGCCAGCACTTCACGCAGCCGCCGCCGCGCTTCAACGAAGGCTCGCTCGTGAAGTCGCTCGAAAAGGAAGGCATCGGCCGACCGAGTACGTATGCGAGCATCATCAGCACGATCCAGAAGCGCGGGTACGTTACGCAGGACCGCGGGCGGTTCTTCGCCACCGAGATCGGGAAGGTGGTGACGGACCTTCTGGTGAAGCACTTCCCGGACATTATGGACCTGAAGTTCACCAGCCACTTCGAGGACGAACTCGACGAGATCGAGACCGGGAAGTTCAAGTACCGGGACGTCCTCGACGAGTTCTGGGGGAAGTTCTCACCGACGCTGAAGAAGGCCGACACCGAGATGCCGGTGGCCCGCGAGCTGACCGGCGAAATGTGCCCGAAGTGCGGCAAACCGCTGCAGAAGCGCTACAGCGCGACGACCGGCGGGTTCTTCGTCGGCTGCACCGGCTACAGCGACGATCCGGCGTGTAAGTACATTCAACCGCGCCCGGGTGAGACCGAGCGCGAGGGGCCGATGACCACGGACATTCCGTGCCCCGCGTGCGGCAAGTTCATGGTCCGCAAGGTCGGGCGGTTCGGCGTGTTCTACACGTGCGAGGGGGCGCCGGAGTGCCCCACGACGATGAACGAAAACGCGGAAGGCGTCCGCACCGTCACCGCGCTCCCGACGAAGCACAAGTGCCCGAAGTGCGAAAAACACAACCTGCTTTTGAAGGAGAGCAAGGTCGGCAAGAAGTACGTCCAGTGCCCGGACCCGAAGTGCAAGTTCATCTCGGACGCGGACGCGGACGGCGCCCCGGTGAAGCCCGCGGACACCGGGATCGCGTGCGAGAAGTGCGGTAGTCCGATGGTCATTAAGGTCGCGTGGCGCGGGCCGTTCCTCTCGTGCAGCGGGTTCCCGAAGTGCCGCAACGCGAAGTCGATCAACGCCGAACTGAAGGAGAAGCTGAAGGACATCCTCCCGCCGATGCCGGAGAAGAGCGAGAAGAAGAAGGAAGAAATGCCGGCGGTGGAGATCAGCGACACGTGCCCGGAGTGCGGCGCGGCGATGAAGCTGATGAAGTCGCGCTTCGGCCCGGGGTACTACCTCGGGTGCTCGAAGTACCCGAAGTGCAAGGGCAAGGGCAAGATGACGCCCGAACTCCAGGCGAAGATCGATGCCGCGACTGCCGCCGCAGCACAGGCGCCGGCGTAG
- a CDS encoding MFS transporter has protein sequence MSTVPAAPITSPWRWWVCVLLMLATVINYMDRMALNQMAKEIKGAFGLNNEQYGWLESVFSLAFAIGAIGTGYIVDRASVRWVYPLMVVGWSFAGILTGFAGSFWMLLTCRFLLGLFEAGNWPCGIRTTRAVLSPAERSFGNSLFQSGTALGAVITPLMVLALLQRAEASGGTDTWRLPFRVIGCLGLVWVALWFITVPKRMLHPTGGAAPAHQGATRFVEVFRDRRFWALVAMVTAVNFTWHGYRTWLPLYLQEQRGYSREEMSAFTTVYYLVADVGSWTVGIVTLVLCKRGLAIHISRLLAFGGCAALTVCTASVPFLPNGWGLEAGLLAVAFGALGLFPTYFALTQELSSRHQGKVTGTLGACAHLSLFVMYPIEGWICDATKSYEWVLGGVGAFPLFALVVMLVLWPPGYEPPPRVGK, from the coding sequence ATGAGTACCGTCCCCGCCGCTCCGATCACCTCGCCGTGGCGCTGGTGGGTGTGCGTTCTGTTGATGCTCGCGACCGTCATCAACTATATGGACCGCATGGCCCTGAACCAGATGGCGAAGGAGATCAAGGGCGCGTTCGGGCTGAACAACGAGCAGTACGGTTGGCTCGAAAGTGTGTTCTCGCTGGCCTTCGCGATCGGGGCGATCGGCACGGGCTACATCGTGGACCGCGCGAGCGTGCGGTGGGTGTATCCGCTGATGGTGGTGGGCTGGTCCTTTGCCGGCATTCTGACGGGGTTCGCCGGTTCGTTCTGGATGCTCCTTACCTGTCGGTTCCTGCTCGGCCTGTTTGAAGCGGGGAACTGGCCGTGCGGCATCCGCACCACGCGCGCGGTGCTCTCACCCGCGGAGCGGTCGTTCGGGAACTCGTTGTTTCAGAGTGGAACCGCGCTCGGGGCGGTCATTACTCCGCTCATGGTGCTGGCACTTCTCCAGCGGGCCGAGGCGAGTGGCGGGACGGACACTTGGCGCCTGCCGTTCCGCGTAATCGGCTGTTTGGGGTTGGTGTGGGTCGCGCTCTGGTTCATTACCGTGCCCAAGCGGATGCTTCACCCTACTGGTGGGGCCGCGCCCGCGCACCAGGGCGCGACGCGCTTCGTCGAAGTGTTCCGCGACCGGCGCTTCTGGGCGCTCGTCGCGATGGTAACGGCGGTGAATTTCACGTGGCACGGGTACCGCACGTGGTTGCCGCTGTACCTCCAGGAGCAGCGCGGCTACTCGCGCGAAGAGATGAGCGCGTTCACCACGGTCTATTACCTCGTCGCGGACGTCGGTTCGTGGACAGTGGGCATCGTCACGCTCGTTCTGTGCAAGCGCGGGCTGGCGATTCACATCAGCAGATTGCTCGCGTTCGGCGGGTGCGCGGCGCTCACGGTTTGCACGGCGAGCGTCCCGTTCCTGCCGAACGGGTGGGGGCTCGAAGCGGGGCTGCTCGCGGTCGCGTTCGGCGCGCTCGGATTGTTCCCGACGTACTTCGCGCTCACTCAGGAATTGTCGTCGCGGCACCAGGGGAAGGTCACCGGTACGCTCGGCGCGTGTGCGCACCTCTCGCTGTTCGTGATGTACCCCATTGAGGGGTGGATTTGCGACGCCACGAAGTCTTACGAATGGGTGCTCGGCGGTGTGGGCGCGTTCCCGCTGTTCGCGCTCGTGGTGATGCTGGTTTTGTGGCCACCGGGATATGAACCGCCTCCGCGGGTGGGAAAATAA
- a CDS encoding tetratricopeptide repeat protein, whose translation MANECSHRLHVRGRPADITRWLHIATAPCATYFAGEEAPESAWRVFHNLFPVPSKLLAKIAPEGAERWQVRNWDVNRYVLGAKFVRDAGREAYFDFYTASRPALKWVAKVASDFPELAFELYWRTEGHDDYLGRNLYQGGKCIENWNGNARKKDRMLSARVRSACGPDSLVIELMDAEIAKHPDNAEAYLLRAKMIAACIHAFGDPNWWTEEEDRDPNQRTIDLKRAIELDPQLLDAYLELARDCSKQGDVTEARKFYRRATEQCPDNACAFVEYARFLRQLPDQTGADIKRIRRTIRLAREHDPNNARALIEDACLFISRGDDPRAETALARALELNPAFDLALYARALCQVRLDAFVEAQRSLDDLAVWNPFLGSHFNGYVLLARGRCLANTGRVTEAIECFTQCLKAPHPKDKETFPEALLDRAECYSKRDRYSKAVADTRRAIRLAPESAHCRARLARHLILSGDFRKACDALFAIGESDLTNQPIAVLLECLFDLRSKGRDDRAHTAAIMSIALAPNHWLPRRERAAILATSLDPTVRNGKEAVKVARRACKLSNWTEATCLSAYAAALAECGRFTEAVKWQQNALDRTTRGSLRDECRRWLVEYQNDRPNRYTTHSPN comes from the coding sequence ATGGCAAACGAATGCAGTCACCGCCTGCACGTTCGCGGCAGGCCGGCGGACATCACTCGGTGGCTCCACATCGCGACCGCTCCGTGTGCAACGTACTTCGCGGGAGAGGAAGCCCCCGAAAGTGCGTGGCGCGTGTTCCACAACTTGTTTCCCGTTCCGTCCAAACTACTCGCTAAAATCGCGCCCGAAGGCGCTGAACGCTGGCAAGTTAGGAACTGGGATGTCAACCGATACGTCTTGGGAGCCAAGTTTGTTAGAGACGCCGGAAGAGAAGCGTATTTCGACTTTTACACCGCGTCCCGCCCGGCGCTCAAATGGGTCGCCAAGGTCGCGTCAGATTTTCCGGAACTGGCGTTTGAACTGTATTGGCGAACAGAAGGGCACGACGATTATTTGGGCCGCAACCTGTACCAGGGTGGAAAATGTATCGAAAATTGGAACGGGAACGCACGTAAAAAGGATCGGATGCTCAGCGCCCGGGTGCGGAGCGCGTGCGGCCCCGATTCGTTAGTGATCGAGTTGATGGACGCCGAGATAGCCAAGCACCCAGACAACGCGGAAGCGTATCTGTTGCGCGCGAAGATGATCGCGGCGTGTATCCATGCGTTTGGTGATCCCAATTGGTGGACCGAAGAGGAGGACCGTGATCCGAACCAGCGCACCATCGATCTGAAGCGAGCCATCGAACTCGACCCACAGTTACTCGATGCGTACCTAGAACTCGCCCGCGACTGTTCAAAGCAAGGGGACGTGACCGAGGCACGAAAGTTCTACCGGCGCGCGACGGAACAGTGCCCAGATAACGCATGTGCCTTTGTCGAGTATGCCAGATTCCTGCGACAGTTGCCCGACCAAACCGGGGCAGACATAAAACGTATTCGCAGAACGATACGTCTCGCGCGGGAACACGACCCCAACAACGCGAGGGCGCTGATCGAAGATGCCTGTTTGTTCATCTCGCGTGGGGACGACCCCCGCGCCGAAACAGCTCTTGCCCGAGCGCTGGAGCTGAACCCGGCCTTCGACCTTGCCCTGTACGCACGCGCGCTCTGCCAGGTGCGCCTCGATGCGTTCGTGGAGGCGCAGCGATCCTTGGACGATCTCGCCGTGTGGAACCCGTTCCTGGGGTCGCATTTTAACGGGTACGTTCTGCTGGCCCGTGGCAGGTGTCTGGCGAATACCGGGCGCGTGACCGAAGCAATCGAGTGTTTCACACAGTGTCTCAAAGCCCCGCACCCGAAGGACAAAGAGACGTTCCCCGAGGCGCTCTTGGACCGCGCCGAGTGTTATTCCAAGCGCGACCGCTATTCCAAGGCGGTCGCCGATACCAGGAGAGCAATCCGGCTCGCGCCGGAAAGCGCGCATTGCCGCGCCCGGCTCGCGCGCCACCTGATCCTATCGGGGGACTTCCGTAAGGCGTGCGACGCACTTTTCGCGATCGGTGAATCCGATCTGACCAATCAACCGATTGCCGTTCTATTAGAATGTTTATTCGATCTCCGCAGCAAGGGGCGCGATGATCGAGCACACACTGCTGCCATCATGAGCATCGCACTCGCGCCAAACCATTGGCTCCCGCGCCGGGAACGGGCCGCGATTCTGGCCACGTCCCTCGATCCAACCGTGCGCAACGGCAAAGAGGCCGTGAAAGTAGCCCGGCGCGCGTGCAAATTATCGAACTGGACCGAGGCAACCTGTCTGAGCGCCTACGCCGCGGCTCTCGCCGAGTGCGGACGGTTTACTGAGGCTGTGAAGTGGCAACAAAATGCGCTCGACCGGACAACCCGCGGCTCCCTCCGCGACGAGTGTCGTCGCTGGCTTGTGGAGTATCAGAACGACCGACCGAACCGGTACACGACGCACTCACCCAACTAA
- a CDS encoding pyridoxal phosphate-dependent aminotransferase has translation MAIPFWLTKLLVRTRLARFTPRARRLTDGGAAYLKYYSDRVLAAPLDDLLDPAMVAHVPNLDVLDLNQPTPDAPPARGAVSVGRTDAFSAPGRVPTTLPVLARIIADRYQSTGRTVNPATDVLATHGATAAFTAALDAFVNPGDRVVMFDPCSPLFALGTKSRHANVRWVPTWTEDGRCRYIAATFERAMRGAKMLVLTDPGNPTGGCLTNEDLEHIAWIAGGYGVLVYLDESFAAFRPDKPRGLATMPGADRLTLTAGSVSQEFGQPGMRVGWLAGPRHLIRACQLTANLSAPYVPPVCQQAAARLLAEPTSADINERFSSKRQYTLDRLRAMGLEPEQPSGGYFVWVPVSGLNVNGRTFAEKLLKEEGVLVGPGVAFGPSGAGHVRVSFATDEGRLREGLTRMAVFVDRLKNPTTPAPPSTEDSVEEPTPEVTKEKDERKPAFSRA, from the coding sequence GTGGCAATCCCCTTCTGGCTCACGAAGCTGCTCGTTCGCACACGGCTCGCGCGGTTCACCCCGCGCGCCCGGCGCCTCACCGACGGCGGCGCTGCGTACCTCAAATACTACTCGGATCGCGTGCTGGCCGCGCCGCTGGACGACCTTCTCGACCCGGCGATGGTCGCGCACGTTCCGAACCTCGACGTGCTCGACCTGAACCAGCCCACGCCGGACGCCCCGCCCGCACGCGGGGCCGTGAGCGTGGGCCGCACCGATGCGTTTTCCGCCCCCGGCCGCGTGCCCACGACGCTCCCCGTGCTGGCCCGCATCATCGCCGACCGGTACCAGTCCACCGGGCGCACCGTCAACCCGGCCACGGACGTCCTCGCGACGCACGGCGCTACGGCCGCGTTCACGGCCGCACTCGATGCGTTCGTGAACCCCGGCGACCGCGTCGTGATGTTCGACCCGTGTTCACCGCTCTTCGCGCTGGGAACCAAGTCTCGGCACGCGAACGTGCGTTGGGTGCCGACGTGGACCGAAGACGGTCGGTGCCGGTACATCGCGGCAACTTTCGAGCGCGCGATGCGCGGCGCGAAGATGCTCGTGCTGACCGACCCGGGCAACCCCACGGGCGGGTGCCTCACGAACGAAGACCTCGAACACATCGCCTGGATCGCGGGCGGGTACGGGGTGTTGGTGTACCTGGACGAGTCGTTTGCCGCGTTCCGGCCCGATAAGCCGCGCGGTCTGGCTACGATGCCCGGCGCGGACCGACTCACGCTCACGGCCGGTTCGGTGTCGCAGGAGTTCGGGCAACCCGGGATGCGCGTCGGCTGGCTCGCCGGTCCGCGGCACCTTATCAGGGCTTGCCAGCTCACCGCGAATTTGAGCGCGCCTTACGTTCCGCCGGTGTGCCAACAGGCCGCGGCGCGGCTGCTCGCCGAACCGACGTCAGCGGATATCAATGAGCGGTTCAGCTCCAAGCGGCAGTACACACTGGACCGCCTGCGCGCGATGGGCCTCGAGCCCGAACAGCCCAGCGGCGGGTACTTCGTGTGGGTGCCGGTCTCGGGCTTGAACGTGAACGGCCGCACGTTCGCGGAAAAGTTGCTGAAGGAAGAGGGCGTACTGGTCGGCCCCGGCGTCGCGTTCGGGCCGAGCGGCGCGGGCCACGTTCGCGTGAGCTTCGCGACCGACGAGGGCCGACTCCGCGAAGGGCTGACCCGCATGGCCGTGTTCGTGGACCGACTGAAGAACCCGACCACCCCGGCACCGCCCAGCACCGAAGACTCGGTCGAGGAGCCGACCCCCGAAGTCACGAAAGAGAAGGACGAGCGCAAGCCCGCGTTCAGTCGGGCATAG
- a CDS encoding RNA polymerase sigma factor, which yields MAHEPSTAILDPLRRLISRQTGSALTDAQLLENFVARREEASFEVLLWRHGAMVLALCKRVLRDSHEAEDAFQATFLVLARKAGSIGRGEAVACWLYKVAHRIAVRLRTTAVKRQLGTESPDAVLAPETPDDAEWRDLRPVLDDEIARLPDKYRAPFVLCYLEGRTNEEAAAQLGCPKGTVLSRLSRGRERLRDRLARRGVALTASALAITLSRNAATATVPPALVPTTINVAIPFAAGKAGSERVPAHIAALTNGVLRAMTFRHVKTAALALVSLVVLGIGVTWAAFDDGGAPGSVEPLVLVEEPKAPPTADPKVAPSVETERPAPPIRGRVTDIAKDGKSVTITGVAGAYAWYGGNRLPEDPEPTVVVVKLSEKTVVTYQGVGMNGAKFTRGHDAYVMFAGAMKDIAATIEFNGSTQVQRNQSISGSVDAVADDGKSFSLAQTSILGPFPIRPYGNAKISVTKIDIPFDDKTVLTFSNVARGKAKLTPSHYSTVWYADDGRTAGKVFFNGQDPGGREGKLPDVAGTVTRVADDKAIVVEVPPKLAAEAPTRVAVHLNDKTTEVFRDVPLDGAKAAPGMQAQVWLADGSKDTAAKVTFTGSTPERWAIVTGKIVSVAKDGKSFTVESPPAKRGDRAKRTEVKLASVTKVTFNGVGPGEAKVTEGLNVYARMLDDYPDTAAGVTFTKDGWQPTTLFW from the coding sequence ATGGCACACGAACCATCGACCGCGATCCTCGATCCCCTCCGGCGGCTCATTTCGCGGCAGACCGGCAGCGCGCTGACTGATGCGCAGTTGTTAGAGAATTTCGTTGCGCGGCGCGAAGAGGCGTCGTTCGAGGTGCTCCTTTGGCGCCACGGCGCGATGGTCCTCGCGCTGTGCAAGCGCGTGCTCCGCGATTCACACGAAGCCGAGGATGCGTTCCAGGCGACGTTTCTCGTGCTCGCGCGCAAGGCCGGTTCGATCGGGCGCGGTGAAGCGGTCGCGTGCTGGCTGTACAAGGTCGCGCACCGTATCGCCGTGCGCCTTCGGACGACGGCCGTGAAGCGACAACTCGGGACCGAATCACCGGACGCTGTTTTGGCCCCAGAAACGCCCGACGACGCGGAATGGCGCGACCTGCGCCCGGTACTCGATGACGAAATCGCGCGATTGCCGGACAAGTATCGCGCGCCCTTCGTTCTCTGCTATCTCGAAGGGCGCACCAACGAAGAGGCCGCAGCACAACTCGGTTGCCCAAAGGGAACCGTGTTGTCGCGTCTCTCCCGCGGGCGCGAGCGGTTGCGGGATCGACTCGCACGCCGCGGAGTCGCGCTCACGGCCAGTGCGCTGGCCATCACCCTTTCTCGAAATGCGGCCACGGCGACCGTTCCGCCCGCACTGGTGCCGACCACGATCAACGTCGCGATCCCGTTCGCGGCGGGCAAAGCGGGAAGTGAACGGGTTCCCGCACACATCGCCGCCCTCACCAACGGAGTGTTACGCGCGATGACGTTCAGGCACGTTAAGACCGCAGCGCTCGCTCTGGTCTCGCTTGTCGTTCTGGGGATCGGAGTCACCTGGGCGGCGTTCGACGATGGTGGCGCCCCCGGATCGGTTGAACCTCTTGTTCTGGTCGAAGAGCCGAAGGCACCGCCGACTGCGGACCCCAAAGTTGCGCCGTCCGTCGAGACCGAGCGGCCCGCTCCGCCCATTCGGGGGCGAGTGACTGATATTGCGAAAGATGGGAAGTCCGTCACCATCACCGGCGTGGCGGGTGCGTATGCGTGGTACGGCGGAAACCGCCTCCCAGAAGACCCGGAACCAACGGTGGTGGTCGTCAAATTGAGTGAAAAAACGGTCGTGACTTACCAGGGCGTTGGCATGAATGGGGCGAAATTCACGAGAGGCCACGATGCGTATGTGATGTTTGCTGGCGCCATGAAGGATATTGCAGCTACCATCGAGTTCAACGGATCGACACAAGTGCAACGGAATCAATCCATTAGCGGTAGCGTCGATGCGGTCGCGGATGATGGTAAGTCCTTCTCATTGGCACAAACGAGCATTCTGGGGCCTTTTCCCATTCGCCCATATGGTAATGCTAAAATTAGTGTGACGAAGATTGACATCCCATTTGATGACAAAACGGTGCTCACCTTCTCGAACGTCGCGCGGGGTAAGGCCAAGCTCACACCGAGTCATTACAGCACGGTGTGGTACGCGGACGACGGCCGAACCGCTGGTAAAGTGTTTTTCAATGGCCAGGACCCGGGGGGACGCGAGGGGAAGCTGCCGGATGTTGCAGGCACCGTCACGCGTGTGGCCGACGACAAGGCCATTGTGGTCGAGGTTCCTCCCAAACTAGCCGCAGAAGCCCCGACGCGGGTTGCGGTCCATTTGAATGACAAAACGACTGAAGTGTTTCGTGATGTGCCACTCGACGGCGCGAAAGCCGCTCCGGGCATGCAAGCGCAAGTGTGGCTCGCGGACGGATCGAAGGACACGGCCGCAAAGGTGACGTTCACCGGGAGCACCCCCGAGCGGTGGGCGATCGTGACCGGCAAGATTGTCTCGGTGGCGAAGGACGGCAAATCGTTCACGGTGGAATCGCCTCCGGCCAAACGCGGCGACCGGGCGAAACGCACGGAGGTGAAACTCGCCTCCGTGACGAAAGTTACGTTTAATGGGGTCGGGCCGGGGGAGGCCAAAGTGACGGAAGGACTTAACGTTTACGCTCGGATGCTCGATGACTACCCGGACACTGCCGCCGGTGTCACCTTCACGAAAGATGGCTGGCAACCAACAACCCTGTTCTGGTAA
- a CDS encoding response regulator, whose product MTDTVIIVDDEESVRRTFHEWLASAMPEARVFAVADSESALRIANEHAVDLAVLDWNLGSGSDGLRLLEDLVEFRPDVVAILVTGFAHQATPLDALRMGVRDYIDKNQDLNRDTFVAAVRRQLDRIRPVKQQRELNLRLAAFREAVEKVLPIVQTSAAFNDPVPLPAAVKSLLRFVIRGTRAADGALIVRHTAADGTESTVAYGSDGEPLPAPLVPFGRSLAASVISFQEPVALNDFDPKALGPLELLPFEANRSCILAAPLRVASDTVVVVELFDKAAPGFSDEDRRLVTSAAEVGTDLLRQAVAERQTHKLLFDAVDAALQATAHFSDAPMLSSDAAVPLPSVMARLREGLGADSNATAPPETTLRLVEAVRTLAVRHGPSAVEHCVKVVNDLRELLDEITGSA is encoded by the coding sequence ATGACCGACACTGTAATCATCGTGGACGACGAGGAATCCGTCCGCCGCACGTTCCATGAGTGGCTTGCGAGCGCGATGCCGGAGGCGCGCGTGTTCGCGGTCGCGGATTCGGAATCGGCGCTCCGGATCGCCAACGAACACGCGGTCGATCTCGCCGTCCTCGACTGGAACCTCGGGTCCGGGAGCGACGGGCTCCGGCTGCTCGAAGACCTCGTCGAGTTCCGGCCGGACGTGGTCGCCATCCTCGTCACCGGGTTCGCGCACCAAGCGACGCCGCTCGACGCGCTCCGCATGGGCGTGCGCGACTACATCGACAAGAACCAGGACTTGAACCGCGACACGTTCGTCGCGGCCGTTCGCCGGCAACTCGACCGCATCCGCCCGGTCAAGCAGCAGCGCGAACTGAACCTCCGGCTCGCCGCGTTCCGCGAAGCCGTCGAGAAGGTGCTGCCGATCGTCCAAACGTCGGCCGCGTTCAACGACCCGGTTCCGCTCCCGGCCGCGGTGAAATCCCTCCTGCGGTTCGTGATCCGTGGCACGCGCGCCGCGGACGGCGCGCTGATCGTGCGCCACACGGCGGCCGACGGCACCGAGTCCACGGTCGCTTACGGCTCGGACGGCGAGCCGCTGCCGGCCCCGCTGGTACCCTTCGGGCGGTCGCTCGCCGCGAGTGTCATTAGCTTTCAGGAACCGGTCGCGCTGAACGACTTCGACCCGAAGGCGCTCGGCCCTCTGGAACTGCTGCCGTTTGAAGCGAACCGCTCGTGTATTCTCGCGGCGCCGCTGCGCGTGGCGAGCGACACGGTTGTGGTCGTGGAACTGTTCGATAAGGCCGCGCCCGGGTTCAGTGACGAGGACCGGCGCCTGGTCACGTCCGCGGCCGAAGTCGGGACGGACCTCCTGCGCCAGGCGGTCGCGGAGCGACAAACGCACAAGCTGCTCTTCGACGCGGTAGACGCCGCGCTCCAGGCGACGGCGCACTTCAGCGACGCGCCGATGCTCTCGTCGGACGCCGCCGTTCCGCTCCCTTCGGTCATGGCCCGACTGAGGGAAGGGCTGGGAGCGGACTCGAACGCGACCGCCCCGCCGGAAACCACACTCCGGCTCGTGGAAGCGGTCCGAACGCTCGCCGTGAGGCACGGCCCGAGTGCCGTGGAGCACTGCGTTAAGGTGGTGAACGACCTCCGCGAACTCCTCGACGAAATCACTGGCAGCGCGTGA